One Simonsiella muelleri ATCC 29453 DNA window includes the following coding sequences:
- the ribF gene encoding bifunctional riboflavin kinase/FAD synthetase, producing the protein MNIIFGTHPFVPQGSAVTIGNFDGVHTGHLHILQTLKQQAEQRQLATTAIIFEPQPTEFFAQQSPPYRLTPLRDKIQLLQQSGCLKTVWVQRFTPNFANKTAHDFIQHILLGHLNTRYLLVGDDFRFGKARGGDFELLQSYSQFETQNTPSVLVSGCRASSTAVRQALAAGDLRTATQILGHAYTLSGHVKHGAKLGRTIGCPTANVHLPKHSYALRGVFVVRVLTAFGKYHGVASFGVNPTVSNTLTPKLEVHLFDYSGNLYGERIDVQFLHKLRDEEKFADLTTLQQQIQQDMLDAQTWLANIVF; encoded by the coding sequence ATGAATATTATTTTCGGAACACACCCATTTGTACCACAAGGCAGCGCAGTAACGATTGGCAATTTTGACGGCGTACACACAGGTCATCTCCATATTTTACAAACTCTTAAGCAACAAGCCGAACAACGCCAACTCGCCACCACCGCCATCATCTTTGAACCGCAACCCACAGAATTTTTCGCCCAACAATCTCCGCCCTATCGGCTCACGCCTTTACGCGACAAAATTCAATTGCTACAGCAATCAGGCTGCCTGAAAACTGTTTGGGTACAAAGATTTACTCCAAATTTTGCCAATAAAACTGCTCACGATTTTATTCAACACATTTTGTTGGGTCATTTAAATACGCGTTATTTATTGGTCGGTGATGATTTTCGTTTTGGCAAGGCACGCGGTGGCGATTTTGAATTGTTGCAATCGTATTCACAATTTGAAACACAGAATACGCCCAGCGTTTTGGTTTCAGGCTGCCGTGCCAGCAGCACCGCCGTACGCCAAGCTCTTGCGGCAGGCGATTTGCGCACCGCCACGCAAATTTTAGGACACGCCTACACCTTAAGTGGTCATGTGAAACACGGTGCCAAATTGGGGCGAACCATCGGTTGTCCCACCGCCAACGTGCATTTACCGAAACATTCCTACGCGTTACGTGGCGTGTTTGTGGTGCGCGTATTGACTGCGTTTGGCAAATACCATGGCGTGGCGAGTTTTGGTGTGAATCCAACTGTGTCCAATACATTGACTCCTAAACTAGAAGTTCATTTATTTGATTATTCTGGAAATTTATACGGCGAACGAATTGACGTGCAATTCCTACATAAATTGCGTGATGAAGAAAAATTCGCAGATTTAACCACTCTGCAACAACAAATTCAACAAGACATGCTCGATGCACAAACATGGTTGGCAAATATAGTCTTTTAA
- the rnhB gene encoding ribonuclease HII: MNEYNVLATHAGVDEAGRGPLVGSVFAAAVILPAHYDLPDLTDSKKLSEKKRDKLAELIKNQAIAWSIASASPAEIVQYNILYATMLAMKRAVLGLNQKPEKVWIDGNRVPPELGIDAQAVVKGDSKIAQISAASILAKTARDAEMYALATLYPQYGFEKHKGYGTAAHLAALRQYGVLPEHRADFSPVKALLAQGKFFNQ; encoded by the coding sequence ATGAATGAATACAATGTATTAGCTACTCATGCAGGAGTAGACGAAGCAGGACGAGGACCTTTGGTGGGCAGTGTGTTTGCAGCGGCTGTGATTTTGCCTGCCCATTACGATTTGCCTGATTTGACCGATTCCAAAAAATTATCCGAAAAAAAGCGTGATAAATTAGCTGAATTAATTAAAAATCAAGCTATTGCTTGGAGTATTGCGTCTGCATCTCCAGCAGAAATTGTGCAATACAATATTTTGTATGCCACCATGTTAGCCATGAAACGAGCGGTGTTGGGGTTGAATCAGAAGCCTGAAAAAGTATGGATTGATGGTAATCGTGTGCCACCTGAATTGGGGATTGATGCCCAAGCTGTGGTTAAAGGCGACAGCAAAATTGCCCAAATTTCAGCAGCGTCCATTTTGGCGAAAACGGCGCGTGATGCGGAAATGTATGCATTGGCAACATTGTATCCGCAATATGGTTTTGAAAAACATAAAGGTTATGGCACGGCAGCACATTTGGCAGCATTGCGACAATATGGTGTGCTGCCTGAACACCGAGCAGATTTTTCACCTGTTAAGGCTTTGTTAGCGCAAGGAAAATTTTTCAATCAATAA
- a CDS encoding trimeric intracellular cation channel family protein produces MMDISQTLPTSSIIYALDMVGVAACTAAATMLAKRLQFDIFGAFFVSFLGSVGGGTLRDLLLNRHPIFWLHDLNYLYFIMVLSTIIQIFYHFLDKLDKSLRWFDALGLAAFTVIGVQAALSRGMSAPIVMLMGAVTAIIGGVLRDIVCRQIPLVLQKEIYITASLLGSVYYLLLLHTDVSEWVRSVTTLLLIFVIRMLAVYRGWNLPDLTWKPKKR; encoded by the coding sequence ATGATGGATATTTCTCAAACTTTACCGACAAGCAGCATTATTTACGCTTTGGATATGGTTGGTGTTGCAGCTTGTACGGCGGCAGCGACCATGTTAGCAAAACGATTACAATTTGATATTTTTGGCGCGTTTTTTGTGTCATTTTTGGGGAGTGTGGGCGGTGGGACGTTACGCGATTTGCTGTTGAACCGCCACCCTATTTTTTGGCTACACGATTTGAATTATCTGTATTTTATCATGGTTTTATCTACAATTATTCAGATTTTTTATCATTTTTTGGATAAGCTGGATAAGAGCTTGCGTTGGTTTGATGCGTTGGGGTTAGCAGCATTTACGGTGATTGGGGTGCAGGCAGCTTTGTCGCGTGGCATGAGTGCGCCGATTGTGATGTTGATGGGTGCGGTTACGGCGATTATTGGCGGCGTATTGCGTGATATAGTGTGTCGCCAAATTCCGTTGGTGCTGCAAAAAGAAATTTACATTACAGCGTCATTGCTTGGCAGCGTGTATTATTTGTTATTACTGCATACTGATGTGAGTGAATGGGTGCGGAGTGTAACCACTTTGCTGTTGATTTTTGTCATCAGAATGTTGGCGGTGTATCGCGGTTGGAATTTGCCTGATTTGACATGGAAACCAAAAAAAAGATAA
- the edd gene encoding phosphogluconate dehydratase yields the protein MKPLHPKLKEITDRIIERSRPTREVYLNRIRALKQQGKVERDQLGCSNLAHGYASMPKTIKIEMQKSDVPNIGMISAYNDMVSAHQPFKDFPDWIKDEAQKFGATAQVAGGTPAMCDGITQGYEGMELSLFSRDVIAMSTAVGLSHQMFDGALFFGVCDKIVPGLMIGALSCGHIPALFVPAGPMQSGIGNKEKARTRQLFAEGKVGREALLASEMGSYHSPGTCTFYGTANSNQMMMEFMGVHLPAAAFFNPYTPMREALTRHAAAHMAQNLRSGSLKPIGEMLSEKSFINAIIGLMATGGSTNHTMHLVAMARAAGVILNWDDFDEISSIIPLLIRVYPNGQADVNHFAAAGGLPFVIRELRENGLLHDDVDTVVGHGMAAYTQEPFLDNGKLVWKDATKKSLNEDILRTYDNPFSPDGGLKLMKGNIGRGVIKVSAMKPNTFVIEAPAIVFDDQRDVLAAFERGELDGKDFVCVVRYQGARANGMPELHKLTPPLAILQDRGQKVALVTDGRMSGASGKVPAAIHMSPEALMGGGIGKIKTGDLIQFNAHTGELNVLVDAKEFDARVAPMPDLSKNTHGIGRELFAGFRSQTSSAETGAMSFGGDFA from the coding sequence ATGAAACCACTACACCCAAAATTAAAAGAAATCACCGACCGCATTATTGAACGTTCGCGCCCCACGCGTGAAGTGTATCTCAACCGAATCCGCGCCTTAAAACAACAAGGCAAAGTGGAACGCGACCAACTCGGCTGTTCTAATTTGGCGCACGGCTATGCGTCTATGCCCAAAACCATCAAAATTGAAATGCAAAAATCAGATGTGCCAAATATTGGCATGATTAGCGCATACAATGACATGGTGTCTGCGCATCAACCTTTCAAAGATTTCCCCGATTGGATTAAAGACGAAGCGCAAAAATTCGGTGCAACCGCCCAAGTGGCAGGTGGCACACCAGCCATGTGCGATGGCATCACACAAGGCTATGAAGGCATGGAATTGTCGTTGTTTTCGCGTGATGTGATTGCGATGAGTACAGCAGTGGGTTTGTCGCATCAAATGTTTGATGGCGCGTTGTTTTTTGGCGTGTGCGATAAAATTGTTCCTGGTTTGATGATTGGTGCGTTGTCGTGTGGTCATATTCCTGCACTGTTTGTGCCAGCTGGTCCAATGCAAAGTGGCATTGGCAACAAAGAAAAAGCACGTACCCGCCAATTATTTGCCGAAGGTAAAGTTGGTCGCGAAGCCCTGTTAGCAAGCGAAATGGGGTCATATCACAGCCCTGGTACTTGCACATTTTATGGCACAGCAAACTCCAACCAAATGATGATGGAATTTATGGGCGTGCATTTGCCAGCTGCTGCGTTTTTCAATCCTTACACACCCATGCGCGAAGCCTTAACACGCCATGCAGCCGCACACATGGCACAAAATCTGCGTTCAGGCAGCCTGAAACCGATTGGCGAAATGTTATCGGAAAAATCATTCATCAATGCGATTATTGGTTTAATGGCGACAGGTGGTTCAACCAACCACACCATGCACTTAGTCGCCATGGCGCGCGCGGCTGGCGTGATTTTAAATTGGGACGATTTTGATGAAATTTCTTCCATTATTCCACTGCTGATTCGCGTGTATCCAAATGGACAAGCCGATGTAAACCATTTTGCAGCGGCTGGTGGTTTGCCGTTTGTGATTCGTGAATTGCGTGAAAACGGTTTATTGCATGATGATGTAGACACCGTAGTTGGACACGGCATGGCGGCTTATACGCAAGAACCATTCTTGGACAACGGCAAATTAGTTTGGAAAGATGCCACTAAAAAAAGTTTAAACGAAGATATTTTACGCACTTACGATAACCCATTCTCTCCAGACGGTGGCTTAAAATTAATGAAAGGCAACATCGGACGCGGCGTGATTAAAGTATCTGCCATGAAACCCAATACCTTTGTCATTGAAGCCCCGGCCATTGTGTTTGATGACCAACGCGATGTATTGGCTGCATTTGAACGTGGCGAATTGGACGGCAAAGATTTCGTGTGTGTGGTTCGTTACCAAGGTGCGCGCGCCAATGGTATGCCTGAATTACACAAGCTCACACCGCCTTTGGCAATTTTGCAAGACCGCGGACAAAAAGTGGCATTGGTTACCGATGGACGGATGTCGGGCGCATCTGGCAAAGTACCTGCTGCGATTCATATGTCGCCTGAAGCATTGATGGGTGGTGGTATTGGCAAAATCAAAACAGGTGATTTAATTCAATTTAACGCGCATACAGGCGAATTAAATGTATTGGTTGATGCGAAAGAATTTGATGCGCGTGTTGCGCCGATGCCTGATTTGTCCAAAAACACACACGGTATCGGACGTGAATTATTTGCAGGATTCCGCAGCCAAACCAGCAGCGCGGAAACGGGCGCGATGAGTTTTGGTGGTGATTTCGCATAA
- a CDS encoding pilin produces MKTMQKGFTLIELMIVIAIIGILAAIALPAYQDYTVRSKISEALIASSSAKGMVSEAFQSDSLSGVATAATAYNAKPKSEKSSKYVDDIVVNAADGAITVTLSKASNVGFPAEVKGKTIVFTPYVKKAKLAEGAQGAIDWACASNANGTATARGLTSPTAGTLPSKYAPSECR; encoded by the coding sequence ATGAAAACTATGCAAAAAGGTTTCACATTAATCGAGTTGATGATTGTAATCGCTATTATCGGTATTTTGGCTGCTATCGCATTGCCTGCTTACCAAGACTACACTGTTCGCTCAAAAATTTCTGAGGCTTTGATTGCTTCTTCTTCTGCTAAAGGCATGGTATCTGAAGCATTCCAATCTGATAGTTTGTCTGGTGTAGCAACTGCTGCTACTGCTTATAATGCCAAACCTAAGTCTGAAAAATCTTCTAAATATGTTGATGATATCGTGGTTAATGCAGCTGATGGTGCAATCACTGTAACGTTGTCTAAAGCTAGCAACGTAGGTTTCCCAGCTGAAGTTAAAGGTAAAACTATTGTCTTCACTCCATATGTGAAAAAAGCTAAGTTGGCTGAAGGTGCGCAAGGTGCGATTGACTGGGCTTGTGCTTCTAATGCAAACGGTACTGCAACTGCTCGTGGTTTAACATCACCAACTGCTGGTACTTTGCCATCTAAATACGCTCCTTCTGAGTGTCGTTAA
- a CDS encoding low molecular weight protein-tyrosine-phosphatase encodes MKKIMFICLGNICRSPMAEYVLRDMAAKRGIVLEVASAGTSGWHDGEYMHCGTADILDGLNIDSRDFISSKVTRDDWQYYDYLIVMDNQNLVDMEKQFGKSRKLFKITDLLPENSPYDHVPDPWYTGNFVETREIIQQCCNELLIQIQRGIL; translated from the coding sequence ATGAAAAAAATAATGTTTATTTGTTTAGGGAATATTTGTCGTTCGCCGATGGCAGAATATGTATTGCGCGATATGGCGGCTAAACGTGGTATTGTGTTGGAAGTTGCCAGCGCAGGGACTTCGGGTTGGCATGATGGCGAATATATGCACTGTGGTACGGCGGATATTTTAGATGGTTTGAATATTGATTCACGCGATTTTATCAGCAGTAAAGTAACGCGAGACGATTGGCAATACTATGATTATTTGATTGTGATGGACAATCAAAATTTAGTTGATATGGAAAAACAATTCGGAAAAAGCAGAAAATTATTTAAAATTACAGATTTGCTGCCTGAAAATAGTCCATATGACCACGTTCCTGACCCTTGGTACACGGGTAATTTTGTGGAAACGCGCGAAATTATTCAGCAATGCTGTAATGAACTACTAATACAAATTCAACGTGGCATATTGTAA
- the ampD gene encoding 1,6-anhydro-N-acetylmuramyl-L-alanine amidase AmpD, with the protein MNTWLHGRWQHATQKYSPNYESRLNKNDISLIVLHNISLAPFEYGSDAVECLFTNTIDANANPFFTQLVDFRVSSHFFIRRTGEIQQYVSCDDMAYHAGVSQFHGREKCNHYAIGIELEGCDFEPFESAQYDALLVLLDELCQHYPINAITGHQHIAPHRKTDPGHFFDWQKLQEHHLPIDWNVNAIQLA; encoded by the coding sequence ATGAATACTTGGTTACACGGTCGCTGGCAACATGCCACGCAAAAATATTCCCCCAATTATGAATCCCGCCTAAATAAAAATGATATTTCTTTGATTGTATTGCATAATATTTCACTTGCACCATTTGAATACGGTTCGGACGCAGTGGAGTGTTTGTTTACCAATACCATTGATGCAAATGCCAATCCGTTTTTCACACAATTGGTGGATTTTCGGGTGTCATCGCATTTTTTTATTCGGCGCACGGGCGAAATTCAACAATATGTTTCGTGTGATGATATGGCTTACCATGCTGGCGTATCGCAATTTCATGGGCGCGAAAAATGTAATCATTATGCCATTGGTATTGAATTAGAAGGCTGTGATTTTGAACCGTTTGAATCAGCACAATATGATGCGCTGTTGGTGTTACTGGACGAATTATGTCAACATTATCCAATTAATGCGATTACAGGACACCAGCACATCGCGCCACATCGCAAAACCGACCCCGGACATTTTTTTGATTGGCAAAAATTGCAAGAACATCATTTACCAATAGATTGGAATGTTAACGCAATTCAATTGGCATGA
- the cueR gene encoding Cu(I)-responsive transcriptional regulator, with amino-acid sequence MNISQAAQQTGLSTKQIRDYEKQGLLPHAKRTPSGYRDYAPTDLQRLHFIRHARDMGFSLMQIGQLLALQDNPTRQSRDVKDLTALHIAELDKKIASLQAMRHTLQIWHDQCTGDEQPNCCILAGLVGKE; translated from the coding sequence ATGAACATCAGTCAAGCCGCACAACAAACAGGTTTATCCACCAAACAAATTCGTGATTATGAAAAACAAGGTTTGTTGCCACATGCTAAACGCACACCGAGCGGTTATCGTGATTATGCGCCAACCGACTTACAACGTTTGCATTTTATTCGCCATGCGCGAGATATGGGTTTTTCGTTGATGCAAATTGGGCAATTATTGGCGTTGCAAGATAATCCGACGCGGCAAAGCCGTGATGTGAAAGATTTGACTGCGCTGCATATCGCTGAATTAGATAAGAAAATTGCATCGCTGCAAGCTATGCGACATACGTTGCAAATATGGCATGACCAATGCACTGGCGATGAGCAACCAAATTGCTGTATTTTGGCGGGTTTGGTAGGGAAAGAATAG
- a CDS encoding fumarate hydratase, whose translation MTIIKQEDFIQSIADAFQFISYYHPKDYIHALTKALEKEQNPAAKDAMTQILVNSRMCAEGHRPICQDTGIATVFLKIGMNVQWDAQMSVQDMVNEGVRRAYTHPDNVLRASVLADPAGKRTNTKDNTPAIVHMEVVAGDKLEVTCAAKGGGSENKSKMAMLNPSDSIVDWVLKTVPTMGAGWCPPGILGIGIGGTPEKAALMAKESLMSHIDIQKLQEKAASGAELNTVEKLRLELYEKVNALGIGAQGLGGLTTVLDVKILDYPTHAASKPIAMIPNCAATRHVEFVLDGTGAVKLDPPSLEDWPDITYSPDNGIRVDLDNLTKEDVKQWKMGDVLLLNGKILTGRDAAHKRMVDMLNNGEKLPVDFTNKMIYYVGPVDPVRDEIVGPAGPTTATRMDKFTRQMLEQTGLLGMIGKSERGAAACEAIADNGAVYLMATGGAAYLVAKAIKEAKVLAFPELGMEAIYEFEVKDMPVTVAVDSKGQSVHAVAPKQWQAKIGIIPVE comes from the coding sequence ATGACCATCATCAAACAAGAAGACTTTATCCAAAGTATTGCCGATGCGTTCCAATTCATCAGCTATTATCATCCGAAAGATTACATTCATGCTCTGACTAAGGCATTGGAAAAAGAACAAAATCCAGCCGCCAAAGATGCGATGACACAAATTTTAGTCAATAGCCGTATGTGTGCCGAAGGACACCGCCCAATTTGCCAAGATACAGGTATCGCCACCGTGTTCCTGAAAATTGGTATGAATGTGCAATGGGACGCGCAAATGTCGGTACAAGACATGGTCAATGAAGGTGTACGCCGCGCTTACACTCACCCCGATAATGTGTTACGCGCATCAGTTTTAGCTGACCCAGCAGGCAAGCGCACCAATACCAAAGATAACACGCCAGCCATCGTTCACATGGAAGTGGTGGCAGGCGACAAATTGGAAGTAACTTGCGCAGCAAAAGGTGGTGGTTCAGAAAACAAATCCAAAATGGCAATGTTAAATCCATCTGATAGCATCGTAGATTGGGTGCTGAAAACCGTACCAACCATGGGTGCAGGCTGGTGTCCACCAGGCATTTTGGGCATTGGTATTGGTGGTACACCCGAAAAAGCAGCATTGATGGCAAAAGAAAGTTTAATGAGCCATATTGATATTCAAAAATTGCAAGAAAAAGCCGCATCGGGCGCGGAATTGAATACGGTAGAAAAATTGCGCTTGGAATTGTATGAAAAAGTCAACGCTTTGGGGATTGGTGCACAAGGTTTGGGTGGTCTGACGACTGTATTAGACGTGAAAATTTTGGATTACCCAACCCACGCTGCATCAAAACCCATTGCCATGATTCCAAATTGCGCTGCCACTCGCCATGTTGAATTTGTATTAGATGGGACAGGCGCGGTCAAATTAGATCCACCCAGTTTGGAAGATTGGCCCGACATTACTTATAGTCCCGACAATGGTATTCGCGTAGATTTGGACAATCTGACCAAAGAAGATGTCAAACAATGGAAAATGGGTGATGTGTTGTTGCTTAACGGTAAAATCTTGACAGGTCGCGATGCAGCACACAAACGCATGGTGGATATGCTCAACAACGGTGAAAAATTACCTGTTGATTTTACAAATAAAATGATTTATTACGTTGGTCCTGTGGATCCTGTTCGCGATGAAATTGTTGGGCCAGCTGGTCCAACTACGGCAACACGAATGGACAAATTCACGCGCCAAATGTTGGAACAAACAGGGTTGCTTGGCATGATTGGCAAATCCGAACGTGGCGCGGCTGCCTGCGAAGCCATTGCTGACAATGGTGCGGTGTATTTGATGGCAACAGGCGGCGCGGCGTATCTCGTTGCCAAAGCGATTAAAGAAGCCAAAGTGTTGGCGTTCCCCGAATTGGGAATGGAAGCGATTTATGAGTTCGAAGTTAAAGATATGCCCGTAACCGTTGCAGTAGATTCTAAAGGTCAATCGGTTCATGCGGTTGCACCCAAACAGTGGCAAGCGAAAATTGGCATTATTCCTGTAGAATAA
- a CDS encoding GNAT family N-acetyltransferase gives MTICEPDEIIIHGTTSKGKVFRPSDWAERLCGILSSFNKDNRLSYHEWVQPVVMDKIRCVAIVPKLQEINPSMFRFLMDFAADNDLCVLTYRELLAEQGANAESVEVNTVIAAPETVSCPEPMPEQPPETLEEPESILREIAPHETAIAFAALSVLRPKLKDINSFVEQINKVQRMQGYRLLGVFERGTSNPVAVCGFRVETNLVSGNHLHIDDLVTLPQYRKHGYGTRLLTEIQRIASEQNIEEIHIDSSVGGERTTAHRIYFQHGFEIHAYHFVCKMDYQK, from the coding sequence ATGACAATTTGCGAACCTGATGAAATCATCATTCACGGCACAACAAGTAAAGGCAAAGTGTTTCGTCCGAGCGATTGGGCGGAGCGTTTATGTGGCATTTTGTCGTCATTCAATAAAGACAACCGACTATCCTATCATGAATGGGTGCAGCCTGTGGTCATGGATAAAATTCGTTGTGTGGCGATTGTGCCAAAATTACAGGAAATTAATCCCAGTATGTTCCGTTTTTTGATGGATTTTGCGGCGGATAATGATTTATGCGTTTTGACTTATCGGGAATTGTTGGCAGAGCAGGGCGCAAATGCAGAATCTGTTGAGGTAAATACTGTCATTGCTGCGCCAGAAACCGTGTCATGCCCCGAACCCATGCCCGAGCAGCCTCCTGAAACACTTGAAGAACCCGAAAGCATATTGCGCGAAATTGCACCGCATGAAACAGCAATTGCGTTTGCGGCGTTGAGCGTGTTGCGTCCCAAATTGAAAGACATCAACAGCTTTGTTGAACAAATTAATAAGGTGCAACGTATGCAAGGCTATCGTCTGTTGGGTGTATTTGAACGTGGAACGAGCAATCCCGTGGCGGTGTGTGGTTTTCGTGTTGAAACCAATTTAGTAAGTGGAAATCATTTACATATTGATGATTTGGTTACGCTGCCACAATATCGCAAACATGGCTATGGCACAAGATTATTAACAGAAATTCAACGCATTGCCAGCGAGCAAAATATTGAAGAAATTCATATTGATAGCAGCGTAGGCGGTGAGCGAACAACTGCGCATCGGATTTATTTCCAGCATGGTTTTGAAATTCATGCGTATCATTTTGTTTGTAAAATGGATTATCAGAAATAA
- a CDS encoding pilin — protein MKNNMQKGFTLIELMIVIAIIGILAAIALPAYQDYTVRAKISEALLAVSSVKTFIAEAFETDGYTGVTSAAAAYNKSKPKSEKISKYVEDIQIDEITGAISVYIKNDKSLPKEAQNATLVLTPHVLGNALSEKVHGAIDWACSSTGTGTANARLLRAAQPGTLPAKYAPSECR, from the coding sequence ATGAAAAACAATATGCAAAAGGGCTTCACTCTCATTGAATTGATGATTGTGATTGCTATTATTGGGATTTTGGCGGCAATTGCATTGCCAGCATATCAAGATTATACTGTTCGCGCGAAGATATCTGAAGCGTTGTTGGCGGTATCATCTGTCAAAACTTTTATTGCAGAAGCCTTTGAAACCGATGGGTACACAGGTGTAACCAGTGCTGCCGCCGCGTATAATAAGTCTAAACCCAAATCCGAAAAAATTAGTAAATATGTTGAAGACATTCAAATTGATGAAATAACAGGTGCAATTTCTGTTTACATCAAGAATGATAAAAGTTTGCCTAAAGAAGCACAAAATGCAACCCTTGTTTTGACTCCACACGTGTTGGGTAACGCCTTATCTGAAAAAGTGCATGGCGCGATCGATTGGGCTTGTAGCAGCACAGGTACGGGTACAGCAAACGCTCGTTTGTTGAGAGCCGCTCAACCAGGTACATTACCTGCTAAATACGCACCGTCTGAATGTCGCTAA
- a CDS encoding YdcF family protein, producing MQKLIKRVLKLFGLMLLSGGLLVVFCAWQVYDYAQHEKPLPQKADAVVVLGAAAWGNNPSPVLRERINYGIKLYQQHTVQKMIFTGGTPKFGYPTEAEVAQRYAMQKFNVPQRDIILDTESSSTYENLTNTRTLMHNHHLDSVIIVSDPDHLARAAAMARALGITANVSATPSSLYYGQRKARLKFMLQETLSLTYFYLENGLMASAKILLSATVMRDNNIQAA from the coding sequence ATGCAAAAATTAATAAAACGTGTGTTGAAATTATTTGGATTGATGCTGTTGAGTGGTGGTTTGTTGGTGGTGTTTTGTGCGTGGCAAGTTTATGATTATGCACAACATGAAAAGCCGTTACCTCAAAAAGCCGATGCAGTGGTGGTGTTAGGAGCTGCGGCTTGGGGCAACAATCCGTCCCCTGTTTTGCGTGAACGGATTAATTATGGCATTAAATTGTATCAACAACATACCGTACAAAAAATGATTTTCACAGGTGGTACGCCTAAGTTTGGCTACCCCACTGAAGCGGAAGTGGCGCAACGTTACGCCATGCAAAAATTCAACGTGCCGCAACGCGACATTATATTAGATACCGAATCGAGCAGCACCTACGAAAACCTAACCAACACCCGCACTTTAATGCACAACCATCATCTAGACAGCGTGATTATTGTGAGTGACCCAGACCATTTGGCGCGTGCAGCGGCGATGGCGCGAGCGTTGGGCATCACAGCGAATGTGTCGGCCACGCCCAGCAGCTTATATTATGGACAACGTAAAGCACGTTTGAAATTTATGTTGCAAGAAACTTTGTCATTGACTTATTTTTATTTGGAAAATGGTTTGATGGCATCGGCAAAAATATTGTTGTCAGCGACAGTAATGCGTGACAACAATATTCAGGCAGCCTGA
- a CDS encoding IS5 family transposase: MSRNTLTNETWSRLLPILKQLGIYRKKNLRKTVEGILFRLRTGCQWADIPSYFGKANSLYQSFNRWSKRGIFTRLFKHLVDTPDMEWVFMDGSHIRVHQHGMGKQSITHQAVGKSIGGHTSKIHLAVDACGNPIEFIITAGNVNDIVVAPDLLAQLDLSDNETVCADRGFDSDTFRRLIQSKQSKANIPYKKNREHLNVGTDWYLYKIRHLVENAFARLKHFRALATRYDKLKRNYESTVSLACALIWLKL, from the coding sequence ATGTCCCGAAACACGCTTACAAATGAAACATGGTCAAGACTGTTGCCTATTTTGAAACAGCTTGGCATTTATCGCAAGAAAAATTTACGCAAAACAGTAGAAGGTATCCTATTTCGCTTACGTACAGGCTGCCAATGGGCTGATATACCTAGTTATTTTGGTAAAGCAAACAGCCTTTACCAAAGTTTCAATCGCTGGTCTAAACGCGGTATTTTTACCCGATTATTCAAACATTTGGTAGATACACCCGATATGGAATGGGTCTTTATGGACGGTAGCCATATCCGCGTTCATCAACACGGTATGGGTAAACAATCCATTACGCATCAAGCTGTTGGTAAGAGTATCGGTGGTCATACGTCTAAAATTCATTTAGCGGTTGATGCTTGTGGTAATCCAATTGAATTTATCATTACAGCTGGTAATGTAAATGATATTGTTGTTGCGCCTGATTTATTGGCACAATTGGATTTAAGTGATAATGAAACCGTGTGTGCTGATAGGGGTTTTGACAGTGATACTTTTCGTCGGTTAATTCAGTCTAAACAAAGTAAAGCCAATATTCCATATAAGAAAAATAGAGAACATCTTAATGTGGGCACAGATTGGTATTTATATAAAATCAGGCACTTGGTAGAAAACGCTTTTGCGCGATTAAAGCATTTTCGTGCGCTGGCAACACGGTACGATAAATTAAAACGTAATTATGAAAGTACTGTATCATTAGCTTGTGCTTTGATTTGGTTGAAATTATAG